The proteins below come from a single Podarcis muralis chromosome 8, rPodMur119.hap1.1, whole genome shotgun sequence genomic window:
- the LOC144328650 gene encoding uncharacterized protein LOC144328650, with protein MEPHQLPPSRERTTLVPRSLLTSCLCKLHPLPPVRKEESPHRPLGTPQPPSAATSFQRHAWTALSHGPSAGRPRPLLSALHRGCSLAGFPSAAWTQTAAQTTFSPSPTKEAPLSLGELLSWFSEVSKSWRSSAGGPEAAADAAAFPPLLSPTKRCWMSISTSFPVAADLVPQCWGKWDSTEDPGRPFPPPFAAAAEQLAGAAAGGQGPVRRGQG; from the exons ATGGAGCCCCACCAGCTCCCTCCGTCAAGGGAGAGGACGACCCTCGTGCCAAGGAGCCTCTTGACCTCCTGCCTATGCAAGCTGCACCCTCTGCCtccagtcaggaaggaagagagCCCCCACCGCCCCCTGGGCACCCCACAGCCCCCCTCGGCTGCCACAAGCTTCCAACGCCACGCCTGGACTGCTCTTTCTCACGGGCCCTCGGCCGGACGACCAAGACCACTGCTGTCTGCACTCCACCGCGGCTGCTCTCTGGCTGGCTTCCCCTCCGCTGCCTGGACTCAGACCGCGGCTCAGACC ACGTTTTCTCCTAGTCCCACCAAAGAAGCCCCCCTGTCGCTGGGAGAACTCCTGAGCTGGTTTTCTGAGGTCAGCAAGTCCTGGAGGAGCTCCGCAGGAGGCCCTGAGGCGGCAGCAGATGCAGCAGCCTTCCCTCCCCTGCTCTCGCCCACAAAG CGTTGCTGGATGTCCATTTCAACTTCCTTCCCAGTTGCCGCGGATCTCGTCCCCCAGTGTTGGGGCAAGTGGGACAGCACTGAGGACCCAGGCagacccttcccccctccctttgcagCCGCAGCGGAGCAGCTAGCAGGGGCCGCGGCTGGCGGTCAGGGGCCAGTGAGGCGGGGGCAGGGGTAG